In the genome of Fulvivirga maritima, one region contains:
- a CDS encoding IS1380 family transposase — MVTQNIGSLPIEYSSKPVTPFGGMSLMKRFIDQVGIREKLAELALPSPGSNRGYDPKQIVESFWLSIWTGASRYIHCDWLRYDTVLQSIFGWDGMPSQSTYSRFFGKFSQSLNNEVFPELQQWFFDQLRLGALTIDFDSTVITRYGDQQGSSKGYNPNKRGRNSHHPLMAFVSQTRMVANAWLRPGNTAASSSCREFMEETFKHALAGQKVGLVRADSGFYNEEIMSYLDEELINYIMAVRMYPNVKSEVWGLKDWVKLAKGIELNEMVFSHENGKPRRYIIVKKQVDIRPHAGGKELFEDQPGYRYSCYVTNMDLPLDQIWNMYNTRADCENRIKELKQDFGLENFCLQDFWATEASFRFIMVAYNLMSLFRHFALNHHRKATLSTLRSYCFALGAWTANHANKKVLKISLPSKRRPWMEGIFLNISSTSPPFDYSNE, encoded by the coding sequence ATGGTTACTCAAAATATAGGGTCTTTACCCATTGAATATTCCTCCAAGCCAGTGACACCCTTTGGAGGGATGAGTTTAATGAAACGATTTATCGATCAGGTAGGGATACGAGAAAAATTAGCCGAACTGGCACTTCCATCTCCTGGTTCTAACCGAGGGTATGACCCCAAGCAAATCGTAGAGAGTTTTTGGCTGAGTATCTGGACAGGGGCTAGTAGATACATCCATTGTGACTGGTTGAGATATGATACTGTTTTACAGTCAATTTTTGGATGGGATGGTATGCCTAGCCAAAGTACCTACAGTCGTTTTTTTGGAAAATTCTCTCAATCCCTAAACAACGAAGTATTTCCAGAGCTTCAACAATGGTTCTTTGACCAGCTCCGTTTAGGAGCACTCACCATTGATTTTGATAGTACTGTGATCACTCGATATGGAGATCAACAAGGGAGTAGTAAAGGTTATAACCCCAACAAAAGAGGGAGAAATTCACATCATCCTTTGATGGCCTTTGTGAGTCAAACCAGAATGGTGGCCAATGCATGGCTCAGGCCAGGCAACACAGCGGCCAGTAGTAGTTGCAGGGAGTTCATGGAAGAAACCTTTAAGCACGCCTTGGCAGGACAAAAAGTAGGTCTGGTAAGGGCCGATAGTGGTTTTTACAACGAAGAAATCATGTCATATCTAGATGAAGAACTCATCAATTACATTATGGCTGTACGCATGTACCCCAATGTAAAAAGCGAAGTTTGGGGACTTAAAGATTGGGTCAAACTGGCAAAGGGAATAGAGCTGAACGAGATGGTTTTCAGTCATGAAAACGGTAAGCCAAGACGATACATTATTGTAAAAAAGCAAGTTGACATCAGGCCACATGCAGGAGGCAAGGAACTTTTTGAAGATCAGCCTGGCTATCGATATAGTTGCTATGTGACCAATATGGATTTACCTCTGGATCAGATTTGGAACATGTACAACACCCGCGCCGATTGTGAGAACAGAATTAAGGAATTGAAACAAGATTTTGGGCTTGAAAATTTTTGTTTACAAGATTTTTGGGCAACAGAAGCCTCCTTTCGCTTTATCATGGTGGCTTACAATTTGATGAGTTTATTCAGGCATTTTGCGTTGAACCATCATCGAAAAGCAACCCTATCAACCCTCAGATCCTATTGCTTTGCATTAGGAGCCTGGACAGCAAACCATGCTAATAAAAAGGTTTTAAAAATCTCATTACCCTCCAAAAGAAGACCCTGGATGGAGGGAATATTCTTGAACATATCGTCTACTAGTCCTCCTTTTGATTATTCTAATGAATAA
- a CDS encoding SDR family oxidoreductase, which translates to MAQQMSEAEGFEPTAFIRKEEQKDYFDSINVPSIVESLESTEETISGAIKGFDAVVFSAGSGGSTGYDKTIEIDLYGAVKSINAAKTNGIKRFVMVGAAFSDVPAYWSDTMKPYYIAKQLADKELIRSGLDYTILRPVKLTDEDEPGKITIESDPYQLNKEIPRSAVAKTVLTVLPDESSYGKILEMSEGNKEIETAIKEFV; encoded by the coding sequence ATCGCTCAGCAAATGAGCGAGGCAGAAGGGTTTGAGCCCACCGCATTTATAAGAAAGGAAGAGCAGAAAGATTATTTTGATTCCATTAATGTCCCATCTATTGTAGAAAGCCTTGAAAGTACTGAAGAAACTATTTCTGGAGCCATTAAGGGCTTTGATGCTGTAGTGTTTTCTGCTGGTTCTGGCGGGTCAACCGGTTATGATAAAACCATTGAAATAGATCTTTATGGAGCGGTGAAAAGTATTAATGCAGCAAAAACAAACGGTATAAAAAGGTTCGTTATGGTAGGAGCGGCATTTTCTGATGTGCCTGCTTATTGGTCAGACACTATGAAGCCATACTATATCGCTAAACAATTGGCCGACAAAGAATTGATAAGAAGCGGTTTGGATTATACGATTTTAAGGCCTGTTAAACTTACAGACGAAGATGAGCCAGGTAAAATAACTATAGAATCAGATCCATATCAGTTAAACAAAGAAATACCTAGATCGGCTGTAGCTAAAACAGTTTTAACTGTGTTGCCAGATGAAAGCTCATATGGTAAAATTCTAGAAATGAGTGAAGGTAATAAAGAGATAGAAACAGCGATAAAAGAATTTGTATGA
- a CDS encoding SDR family NAD(P)-dependent oxidoreductase, with amino-acid sequence MKKSLEGKTAIITGASKGIGKAIAELFAEEGASVVLTARKEDELNETVKGITSKGYPALGVVADAGDPKSPKEVFDKAIAEFGQVDILVNNAGFGEMASIEETTDEHFENTLQVNLFGVFRYSREAIQHYIPRGKGVIINISSVNGNKPVNGISYTTSKGAVNTMTKHLGMRFAGTGIRVNTIAPGVTVTDASKAWKNGEQEGGEEMMKVTQKYVNLEVEEADPIDMAHAAVYFASDVSRNTTGQILQIDNGGWL; translated from the coding sequence ATGAAAAAATCATTAGAAGGAAAAACAGCAATAATAACAGGCGCTAGCAAAGGTATAGGAAAAGCCATTGCAGAATTGTTCGCAGAAGAGGGCGCCTCTGTAGTATTAACTGCAAGAAAAGAAGATGAACTGAACGAAACTGTAAAAGGAATTACTTCAAAAGGCTACCCTGCACTTGGTGTGGTGGCTGACGCAGGAGATCCTAAATCTCCAAAAGAAGTATTTGACAAGGCTATTGCCGAGTTTGGGCAAGTAGATATTCTTGTAAACAATGCCGGATTTGGTGAGATGGCCAGTATAGAAGAAACTACTGATGAGCACTTTGAGAATACCTTACAGGTAAACTTATTCGGTGTGTTCAGGTATAGTAGAGAAGCTATACAGCACTATATACCTAGAGGTAAAGGTGTTATCATAAATATATCATCAGTTAATGGTAATAAGCCTGTTAATGGAATATCATACACCACCAGTAAAGGAGCGGTTAATACCATGACTAAGCATTTGGGTATGCGCTTCGCAGGTACGGGCATTCGTGTTAATACTATTGCTCCTGGTGTTACCGTGACTGATGCTTCTAAAGCTTGGAAAAACGGAGAGCAAGAAGGTGGAGAGGAAATGATGAAAGTGACACAAAAATATGTAAATCTGGAAGTAGAAGAAGCTGACCCTATAGATATGGCTCATGCGGCTGTTTATTTTGCCAGCGATGTTTCTAGAAATACTACTGGTCAGATTTTGCAAATAGATAATGGTGGATGGCTATAA
- a CDS encoding esterase → MTRFSVCTVIFMLFSSISVIAQPPRSAPTPNDTLQSVRVMDDGRVEFSIYAAKAEEVLIDGDFLSLSGQVFGRKTAMQKTNNGVWKYTSKSLPADAYTYSFVVDEVKTLDPLNALMKESENGYDNYFVMPGDAAAYCQNVDVPHGSLQEVWFHSDVTDKMTRFHVYTPPGYELMKKKLPVLVLQHGGGDNDGSWSTIGRANFIMDNLYAKKAAQPMVIVMPMGHPTDGFYSSLGLDDDPYYDQLFKEILPLVEKRYRVKNDRYSRAYAGLSMGGMQALNIALFAPEKFGYVLPLSTGFFEPQRKKLVSDYEEVLKNPEINKLKLFWIAMGGEKDIAYENGKALNKIFDQYNIKYQTSTYDAGHTFITWRHNLLEFAPLLFQD, encoded by the coding sequence ATGACTCGTTTTAGTGTTTGCACCGTGATATTCATGCTGTTCAGTAGCATTAGTGTCATAGCACAACCACCCAGGTCGGCACCAACTCCTAATGACACTTTGCAGTCTGTACGTGTCATGGATGACGGTAGGGTAGAATTTAGTATTTATGCTGCAAAAGCTGAAGAGGTACTGATAGATGGTGATTTCCTGAGCCTATCCGGACAGGTTTTTGGAAGGAAAACCGCCATGCAAAAGACTAATAATGGTGTATGGAAATATACTAGCAAGTCATTGCCCGCTGATGCTTACACTTACTCATTTGTGGTGGATGAGGTGAAAACACTGGATCCTCTTAATGCCTTGATGAAGGAGAGTGAGAATGGCTATGATAATTATTTTGTAATGCCTGGCGATGCCGCGGCCTATTGTCAAAATGTAGATGTACCTCATGGTTCCTTACAGGAAGTATGGTTTCACTCTGATGTAACCGATAAAATGACCCGCTTTCATGTATATACTCCACCTGGGTATGAGTTGATGAAAAAGAAGCTTCCGGTGCTGGTATTGCAGCATGGAGGTGGAGATAATGATGGTTCATGGTCTACTATCGGTCGGGCTAACTTCATTATGGATAATTTATATGCCAAAAAGGCGGCTCAGCCCATGGTGATAGTTATGCCTATGGGGCATCCCACAGATGGGTTTTATTCTAGCCTGGGCTTAGATGATGATCCTTATTATGATCAGTTATTTAAGGAGATACTGCCTTTGGTAGAAAAGAGATATCGGGTAAAAAATGATCGTTATAGCCGAGCGTATGCCGGCCTTTCTATGGGCGGCATGCAGGCGCTGAACATTGCTTTGTTTGCTCCGGAGAAATTTGGTTATGTGTTGCCATTGAGCACGGGTTTCTTCGAGCCCCAGAGAAAGAAACTGGTAAGTGATTATGAAGAGGTTTTGAAAAACCCGGAAATCAATAAGTTGAAATTATTCTGGATTGCCATGGGCGGTGAAAAGGATATAGCTTATGAAAATGGGAAAGCCTTAAACAAGATTTTTGATCAGTATAATATCAAATACCAAACCAGTACTTATGATGCAGGTCATACCTTCATAACCTGGAGGCATAACTTGCTGGAATTTGCTCCACTGTTGTTTCAGGATTAA
- a CDS encoding DUF3737 family protein, producing MEIIKDKFYEGERPLYAAKDVRLENVKFYPGESALKEASNIEADNCYFMGKYPFWHNENTEIRNSLFTVYGRAAIWYSKNIRMYDTVVEAPKMFREIDGLYLENVKLPNAGETCWNCRDLELKNVEAYDAPYIFMNSQNIKIEDFKLRGDYSFQDAKNVVIRNAHLDSKDAFWKTENVTVYDSVVDGEYLGWHSKNLKFVNCKINGTQPFCYVENLTLENCEMLGNCDLSFEYSTVNADVTTHIVSVKNPMGGVIKAKSIGEIIMDENVRKPGECKIEVLENQK from the coding sequence ATGGAAATAATTAAAGATAAGTTTTACGAAGGGGAGAGGCCTCTTTATGCGGCTAAAGATGTGCGTTTAGAGAACGTAAAGTTTTACCCGGGAGAGTCTGCGCTTAAAGAAGCTAGTAACATAGAGGCTGATAACTGCTATTTTATGGGTAAGTACCCTTTTTGGCACAATGAAAATACAGAAATAAGAAACTCTCTGTTTACGGTATATGGAAGAGCAGCCATTTGGTACTCTAAAAACATTAGAATGTATGATACGGTAGTAGAGGCTCCTAAAATGTTTAGAGAAATTGACGGCCTGTATCTGGAAAATGTGAAATTGCCTAATGCCGGTGAAACTTGCTGGAACTGTAGAGATCTGGAATTGAAAAATGTAGAGGCATATGATGCTCCTTATATTTTCATGAACAGTCAAAATATTAAAATTGAAGACTTCAAGCTTAGAGGAGATTACTCTTTTCAGGATGCTAAAAATGTGGTTATAAGAAATGCCCATTTAGATTCTAAAGATGCATTTTGGAAAACGGAAAATGTTACAGTATATGATTCTGTAGTAGATGGAGAATACCTGGGTTGGCATTCTAAAAACCTTAAATTTGTTAATTGTAAAATTAATGGTACTCAGCCGTTTTGTTATGTTGAAAATCTCACATTAGAGAACTGTGAAATGTTGGGTAACTGTGACCTTTCGTTTGAATATAGCACAGTAAATGCTGATGTAACTACACACATTGTAAGTGTGAAAAATCCTATGGGTGGCGTTATTAAAGCGAAGAGCATAGGTGAGATTATTATGGATGAAAACGTGAGGAAACCAGGAGAATGCAAAATTGAAGTGCTTGAAAATCAGAAATAA
- a CDS encoding MalY/PatB family protein produces MKYNFDKSVDRRNSNSYKWDANTAEDILPMWVADMDFRTAEPVIEALTKRVQHGAFGYTKVPQAYFDAVTGWFERRHNFKFKAEWLLYTTGVVPALSAVIKALAQPGDQVIVQGPVYNCFFSSIRNNDCEMVSNDLVYANGTYSIDYDDLEQKAKNPKAKLMLLCSPHNPVGRVWTKEELVRIGEICIKNDVTIISDEIHCDLVYEGHTHIPFGSISEEFLMHSVTCSAPSKTFNLAGLQVANILAADAEMKKKIDKALNINEVCEINPFAVEGLIAAYNQSEDWLDQLRPYLRENYLYLKGFFEEHLPQFPVLPLEGTYLVWVDCAVLKKKSEELSKELVEKVKLWVNEGTLYGEAGEGFLRFNIACPRARMIEGLKRFEEAFGTVRG; encoded by the coding sequence ATGAAATATAACTTTGATAAATCTGTGGATAGGCGTAATAGTAACTCTTACAAATGGGATGCTAATACCGCTGAAGATATCCTCCCTATGTGGGTGGCTGATATGGACTTTCGTACGGCAGAGCCTGTAATAGAGGCTTTGACTAAAAGAGTACAACATGGAGCTTTTGGATATACTAAAGTGCCACAGGCTTATTTTGATGCTGTTACCGGCTGGTTTGAAAGGCGGCATAATTTCAAGTTTAAAGCAGAATGGCTATTGTATACTACCGGAGTGGTTCCGGCATTATCCGCAGTAATTAAGGCACTGGCTCAGCCTGGTGATCAGGTGATAGTACAAGGGCCGGTGTACAATTGCTTTTTCTCTTCTATTCGTAATAATGATTGCGAAATGGTTTCTAATGATTTAGTATATGCCAACGGCACTTATAGCATAGATTATGATGATTTAGAACAGAAAGCAAAGAACCCGAAGGCCAAGTTAATGCTTCTTTGTAGCCCTCATAACCCGGTGGGTAGAGTGTGGACTAAAGAGGAGTTGGTGCGTATAGGTGAAATATGTATTAAAAATGATGTGACTATCATTTCTGATGAAATTCATTGTGATCTGGTATATGAAGGTCATACGCATATTCCTTTCGGTTCTATTAGTGAAGAATTTCTAATGCATTCGGTTACTTGTTCTGCGCCAAGCAAAACGTTTAACCTGGCAGGGCTTCAGGTGGCTAATATACTGGCTGCTGATGCTGAAATGAAAAAGAAAATAGATAAGGCCCTTAATATTAATGAGGTTTGTGAGATCAATCCTTTTGCAGTAGAAGGGCTCATAGCTGCTTATAATCAAAGTGAAGATTGGCTCGATCAGTTAAGACCTTATCTGAGAGAAAATTACCTCTATCTAAAAGGCTTTTTTGAAGAGCATCTGCCGCAGTTTCCGGTATTACCATTAGAGGGTACTTACCTGGTTTGGGTAGATTGTGCTGTGCTTAAAAAGAAATCAGAAGAGCTATCAAAAGAATTGGTAGAAAAGGTGAAGTTGTGGGTTAATGAAGGTACACTTTACGGAGAAGCAGGTGAGGGATTTTTACGTTTCAATATTGCCTGCCCTAGGGCCCGCATGATTGAGGGGCTCAAGCGATTTGAAGAAGCCTTTGGCACAGTAAGAGGTTGA
- a CDS encoding aldo/keto reductase translates to MPKLGYGTWMIDNADAPDAVKEALKIGYRHIDTAQAYQNESGVGKGIRESGINREEIFVTTKLAAEAKSYDEAKKAIEGSLVALDLEYIDLMIIHSPKPWAKFDGEDRFFEGNLEAWKALEEAYEAGKIKAIGVSNFQIEDIENIVNNGKVKPAVNQILAHISNVPTELIEFAKSNDILTEAFSPIGHGELFKNEEIEKIAKKYDVTIPQLAIRYDLQLGLLPLPKTGNPDHMKSNADVDFVISDEDMETLNNLEEIKDYGEASNFPVFSK, encoded by the coding sequence ATCCCAAAATTAGGTTACGGAACTTGGATGATTGATAATGCTGATGCTCCGGATGCAGTAAAAGAAGCTTTAAAAATAGGATACAGACATATTGATACCGCTCAGGCTTACCAAAACGAAAGCGGAGTAGGAAAAGGTATTAGAGAGTCTGGTATTAACAGAGAAGAGATATTCGTAACTACCAAATTAGCTGCAGAAGCTAAATCTTACGATGAAGCCAAAAAAGCTATTGAAGGTTCTCTTGTAGCACTTGACTTGGAATATATTGATCTAATGATTATTCACAGTCCTAAACCATGGGCTAAATTTGATGGAGAAGACAGATTCTTCGAAGGAAACCTGGAAGCATGGAAAGCGCTGGAAGAGGCTTACGAAGCAGGAAAAATTAAAGCTATTGGTGTATCTAACTTCCAGATAGAGGATATTGAAAATATTGTGAATAATGGTAAAGTAAAACCTGCTGTTAACCAGATTTTAGCTCATATTAGTAATGTGCCTACAGAGCTGATCGAATTTGCTAAATCAAATGATATCTTAACAGAGGCATTCTCACCAATTGGTCACGGAGAGTTATTTAAAAACGAAGAGATAGAAAAAATCGCTAAGAAATACGATGTTACTATCCCTCAGTTGGCCATTAGATATGACTTACAATTAGGTCTTCTTCCACTACCTAAAACAGGTAATCCTGATCATATGAAGTCAAATGCAGATGTTGACTTTGTGATTTCAGATGAAGATATGGAAACATTAAATAACCTGGAAGAGATCAAAGATTACGGTGAAGCAAGTAACTTCCCTGTATTCTCAAAATAA
- a CDS encoding IS4 family transposase: MSNITLFSQIIKKIDRSIFNKLVREKQADKGCKGFNSWTHLVSMLFCHFAKSTSVRDISNGLRSATGNLNHLGVRKAPSKSSVSYQNKRRDADLFKDLYYSLLKSLGQQAALRRVKLKVKVPVYLLDATVISLCLSVFDWATFRTKKGAVKMHTLLDYDGKLPVFVNITEGSVADNKGAYGIPLEKGAVIVADRYYNDFPMINVWDSSGVYFVIRHKKNLSYTSIKERDLPEHTAQHVLKDEEIELSNAQSKAKYPKTLRRVVVWDERNGQTIEVITNNFKWAAQTIGELYKARWEIEVFFRDIKQLLHIKTFVGTSKNAVMIQIWTALITILLLKVMKATAKYGWHLSNLVAFIRLNIFVKIELQKWLDKPFEVHKEPLLDVIQGDLFSN; the protein is encoded by the coding sequence ATGAGTAATATTACACTCTTTTCTCAGATTATTAAAAAGATTGATCGGTCTATTTTCAATAAATTGGTACGGGAAAAACAAGCCGACAAAGGATGTAAGGGTTTTAATAGCTGGACTCATTTGGTATCCATGCTATTTTGCCATTTTGCCAAGAGCACATCGGTCAGAGACATCTCCAATGGGCTTCGTTCTGCAACAGGAAACCTCAACCATTTGGGTGTTAGGAAAGCTCCGTCCAAGTCAAGTGTAAGCTACCAAAACAAGCGTAGAGATGCGGATTTATTCAAAGATCTGTACTATTCACTGCTGAAAAGTTTAGGACAGCAGGCAGCTCTGAGACGGGTAAAACTGAAGGTCAAGGTTCCGGTATACCTGCTGGATGCCACCGTTATCAGCCTGTGCCTTTCGGTGTTTGACTGGGCTACCTTTCGGACAAAAAAAGGAGCTGTAAAAATGCATACTTTATTGGACTATGATGGAAAGCTCCCTGTTTTTGTGAACATTACCGAAGGCAGTGTGGCCGACAACAAAGGGGCTTATGGTATCCCATTGGAGAAAGGGGCAGTGATCGTGGCCGACCGCTATTACAATGATTTTCCGATGATCAACGTCTGGGACAGCAGCGGGGTGTATTTTGTCATCAGGCATAAAAAGAACTTATCTTATACCTCTATCAAAGAACGGGACCTGCCAGAGCACACTGCACAGCATGTGCTCAAAGATGAGGAGATAGAACTGTCCAACGCCCAGTCCAAGGCTAAATATCCAAAAACGCTAAGACGAGTGGTGGTTTGGGATGAGAGAAACGGGCAAACCATTGAAGTCATCACTAACAACTTCAAGTGGGCAGCACAGACCATCGGAGAACTATACAAGGCCAGGTGGGAGATAGAGGTGTTTTTCAGAGATATCAAGCAATTACTGCATATAAAAACTTTTGTGGGCACTTCCAAAAATGCAGTGATGATACAAATATGGACTGCATTGATTACAATACTGCTACTAAAAGTAATGAAAGCAACGGCAAAATATGGCTGGCACTTATCAAACCTAGTGGCCTTTATACGGCTCAATATTTTTGTTAAAATTGAGCTTCAAAAGTGGCTCGACAAACCCTTTGAAGTACATAAAGAACCACTCCTAGATGTGATACAGGGGGATCTATTTTCAAATTAA
- a CDS encoding cupin domain-containing protein, translated as MENFYRPMLVIALAITVCLGCQPEGKTDNDISYIQQGTLASKENNTGNVWVKMHLESDSIYNTMVVTEAFELGARTNWHIHPSGEILVITKGNGFHQLRGGEMEKVKKGDVIKCPPGVAYWHGADSNNVLSHIVVVPNTEKGMVNWLEPVTDDEYSQAKRL; from the coding sequence ATGGAAAACTTTTATAGACCGATGCTTGTGATAGCATTAGCCATTACTGTTTGTTTAGGCTGTCAACCTGAAGGAAAAACTGATAATGACATCAGTTATATTCAACAGGGAACACTAGCTTCTAAAGAAAATAATACCGGTAATGTGTGGGTGAAAATGCATTTGGAGAGTGACAGTATTTATAATACTATGGTAGTGACTGAAGCATTTGAACTTGGAGCCAGAACTAACTGGCATATTCATCCTTCCGGAGAAATATTGGTTATAACAAAAGGTAATGGTTTTCATCAGTTACGAGGTGGGGAGATGGAAAAAGTGAAGAAAGGCGATGTGATTAAATGTCCTCCCGGAGTGGCTTATTGGCATGGAGCGGATAGCAATAATGTGCTTAGTCACATTGTTGTGGTCCCTAATACTGAGAAAGGAATGGTGAACTGGTTAGAGCCCGTTACTGATGATGAGTATTCACAAGCAAAGCGTTTATAA
- a CDS encoding SDR family NAD(P)-dependent oxidoreductase yields MFEFKGKVAIVTGAASGMGLAAARAYAKGGAAVGLVDINDASEYVKEIESAGGKAIAIQCDVSDENSAKEAVKKVVDTFGRLDVAFNNAGIQNDAKDIVEVSGEEFDKTVAINLKGIWNFMKYELEQMGKQGSGSVVNNSSLGGLVGVAGRGAYHAAKHGVLGLTKSSALEYAERGIRINAICPGIIETPMVTAMLEREPDAMNYLIEDVPAKRLGEAEEIADVVMWLSSNYSSYVTGQAIPVDGGYTSK; encoded by the coding sequence ATGTTTGAATTTAAAGGAAAGGTGGCCATAGTTACCGGTGCTGCCAGTGGAATGGGCCTTGCCGCAGCAAGAGCTTACGCTAAAGGAGGCGCAGCCGTAGGGTTGGTAGATATCAATGACGCTTCTGAATATGTGAAGGAAATAGAATCAGCAGGAGGAAAGGCCATTGCTATTCAATGTGATGTTAGTGATGAAAATAGTGCCAAAGAAGCCGTGAAAAAGGTGGTTGATACCTTTGGTCGCTTAGATGTGGCTTTTAATAATGCTGGTATTCAAAATGATGCTAAAGATATAGTGGAAGTAAGCGGTGAAGAGTTTGATAAAACCGTAGCCATTAATCTTAAAGGCATTTGGAATTTCATGAAATATGAGCTGGAGCAAATGGGCAAGCAGGGCAGTGGTTCTGTGGTAAATAACTCTTCACTCGGCGGCTTGGTTGGTGTAGCAGGTAGAGGGGCTTATCATGCCGCTAAACATGGTGTGCTAGGGCTTACTAAAAGCTCTGCTTTAGAGTATGCCGAAAGGGGAATTCGTATCAATGCGATATGCCCGGGAATTATAGAGACACCTATGGTTACGGCTATGCTAGAGCGAGAACCTGATGCTATGAATTATCTGATAGAGGATGTTCCCGCTAAGCGTTTAGGTGAGGCTGAAGAGATAGCAGATGTAGTTATGTGGCTATCAAGCAACTACTCTAGCTATGTAACAGGACAAGCAATACCAGTAGATGGTGGATATACTAGTAAATAG
- a CDS encoding alpha/beta hydrolase — translation MKKTVFTILLMWWVAFNIHGQQNIFGPKQLESPVINQDNSVTFKVMGPEASKISITGDWMAREGFNTPYQALQKGDSGVWTYTTPPLEPEFYSYSLLVDGVRTLDPANAHAVRDVASLSNVFIIEGGVADYYKVQAVPHGTVAYRWYDSPGNDKQRRLAVYTPPGYENSKKKYPVLYLLHGIGGDEEAWLGSGRARQIFDNLIAAGKVEPMIVIMTNGNVSQKAAPGQSDAGFVTPSFMLPHTMDGKFEETFVDVMKFVEDNYRTIEKKESRAIAGLSMGGFHTSFISRNYPDTFDYVGLFSPAINVQAPDKETSPIYQNRKEKLRKQKENGVALYWIGLGEDDMEQLYNGVQKFRNDLDEVGMDYVYKETSGGHTWDNWRQYLVEFSQQLFK, via the coding sequence ATGAAAAAAACTGTTTTTACAATCCTGCTTATGTGGTGGGTGGCATTCAATATACATGGTCAGCAAAATATATTTGGACCAAAGCAGCTGGAATCCCCAGTAATCAATCAGGACAACTCAGTCACTTTTAAGGTGATGGGACCAGAGGCCAGTAAAATATCTATTACCGGAGATTGGATGGCCAGAGAAGGGTTCAATACGCCGTATCAGGCCTTGCAAAAGGGAGATAGCGGAGTTTGGACTTATACTACTCCGCCTTTGGAACCGGAATTTTATAGTTATTCCCTGTTAGTGGATGGTGTCAGAACTTTAGATCCTGCTAATGCACATGCGGTTAGAGATGTGGCTTCGCTCTCAAATGTTTTTATCATAGAAGGAGGTGTTGCAGATTATTATAAAGTACAAGCTGTGCCTCATGGTACAGTAGCTTACCGGTGGTATGATTCTCCGGGTAATGATAAGCAACGTAGGTTAGCGGTTTATACACCACCGGGTTACGAAAATAGCAAGAAAAAATACCCCGTTCTCTATCTTTTACATGGTATAGGAGGAGATGAAGAGGCTTGGTTGGGGTCTGGTAGAGCCAGACAGATATTTGATAACTTAATTGCTGCCGGGAAAGTGGAACCCATGATAGTAATTATGACCAATGGCAATGTATCTCAAAAAGCGGCTCCTGGTCAGTCAGATGCAGGTTTTGTTACACCTTCTTTCATGTTACCTCATACCATGGATGGTAAGTTTGAGGAGACTTTTGTAGATGTGATGAAGTTTGTGGAAGATAACTACCGCACTATAGAAAAGAAAGAAAGCAGAGCAATAGCAGGCTTGTCTATGGGAGGTTTTCATACTTCATTTATTTCTAGAAATTACCCAGATACTTTTGATTATGTAGGCCTTTTCTCACCGGCTATCAATGTGCAGGCGCCAGACAAGGAGACTTCACCTATTTATCAGAACCGTAAAGAGAAGCTTAGAAAGCAAAAAGAGAATGGCGTAGCATTATACTGGATCGGCTTGGGTGAAGATGATATGGAGCAATTGTATAATGGCGTTCAGAAATTTCGTAATGATCTCGATGAGGTAGGTATGGATTACGTGTATAAAGAAACCAGCGGTGGTCATACTTGGGATAATTGGCGCCAATATTTAGTAGAGTTTAGTCAGCAGTTGTTTAAGTAA